One Dialister invisus DSM 15470 genomic region harbors:
- the hpf gene encoding ribosome hibernation-promoting factor, HPF/YfiA family codes for MELTVRGKNLEITEALRTYVEKHTGKIQRYFDKPIKINVLLRISNMTKTCEVTAFVDGVILRGVEKSDDMYKSIDLVFDKVERQIHKYKTRLAKRFKESNVLNKQFVSEKESVPGESEFEIVRQKRFTINPMSPEEAILQMNLLGHNFFMFFNSETEAMAVVYRRDDGKYGLIDAAK; via the coding sequence TTTACGTACTTATGTAGAAAAACACACCGGAAAGATACAAAGATATTTTGATAAACCGATTAAAATTAATGTACTCCTTAGAATTTCAAACATGACTAAAACCTGTGAAGTAACTGCATTTGTAGATGGTGTTATTCTTCGTGGTGTTGAAAAATCTGATGATATGTATAAGTCTATTGATTTGGTTTTTGACAAGGTTGAACGTCAGATTCACAAATATAAAACCCGTTTGGCCAAACGTTTTAAAGAATCTAATGTTCTAAACAAACAGTTTGTCAGTGAGAAAGAATCCGTACCAGGCGAGAGTGAATTTGAGATTGTCAGACAAAAGCGTTTTACTATTAACCCAATGTCTCCGGAAGAAGCTATTTTACAAATGAATTTATTAGGGCACAATTTTTTTATGTTTTTTAATTCTGAAACAGAAGCGATGGCTGTCGTTTATCGCAGAGATGACGGAAAATACGGTTTAATTGATGCTGCAAAATAA